The following coding sequences are from one Vibrio syngnathi window:
- a CDS encoding transglycosylase SLT domain-containing protein, with product MFFRIGNTKIAVAASAILFSFSQAPMAMASNASELEMQRDVYDRAQEVLDNRDLKAYSALRNKIQTYPLTPYTDYRAFLLGLGDRTPSEVDAFIEENKALPFSNRIRAPYLDLLAAQKQWKTILEFQTQEPVGEKYQCIYYRANYEQGNQDLAFKGAKQLWLSGSGVDDNCDSLFESWDEAGLRTDQLILDRMLLAFESRNGKLMSYLVKQLDHDESITQAKQMKALYNKPENVLAFAKKYPANEFYQAQTEFGFEKLVRKSASSAQEVFDDVVKAQKFSKEKSQELADYLAFHLINTDSEELMAWRDKMLASSSKQVLLERRARLAIQHADWTGLKEWIARLDGKHQASLRWQYWQGRAEIALGDTAKGNKRLSDILGQRNFYSVAAAKQLNKPVSYPTSTLKYSAEMVKPFDTSLVRIGELIERDKIAAAKSEWRWLLSHADKEQKAMLAAHAATQRWNHFTVTASISAKMWDNIALRFPVAHKWWFNFYAEKHDLDPITLMSLARQESAMDSEARSPVGARGIMQIMPKTAQYTANKHKIKYQGSDDLYDVGKNIEIGSHYLDGLLAQYDDNRIFAFAAYNAGPSRVKQWRSRSDEKLDAFAFIEMIPFKETRGYVQNILMFETYYRDILGEKGTFLAPHEAKTKY from the coding sequence ATGTTTTTCCGCATTGGTAATACGAAAATTGCTGTCGCTGCATCGGCAATTTTGTTTTCATTTTCACAGGCTCCAATGGCTATGGCCAGCAATGCTTCCGAGCTTGAAATGCAGCGTGATGTTTATGACAGAGCGCAAGAGGTTTTAGACAACCGTGATCTAAAAGCTTATTCAGCACTTCGTAATAAAATTCAAACATACCCGTTAACACCTTACACTGACTATCGCGCCTTTTTATTGGGCTTAGGTGATCGAACGCCAAGCGAGGTGGATGCTTTTATTGAAGAGAACAAAGCACTGCCGTTTTCCAATCGTATACGAGCGCCTTATTTAGATTTATTGGCGGCTCAAAAACAGTGGAAGACGATCCTTGAGTTTCAAACCCAAGAGCCTGTTGGTGAAAAATATCAATGTATCTATTACCGCGCTAATTATGAACAAGGTAATCAAGATCTCGCCTTTAAAGGTGCGAAACAACTTTGGTTAAGTGGCAGTGGTGTTGATGATAACTGTGATTCACTTTTCGAAAGTTGGGATGAAGCGGGCTTAAGAACGGATCAGCTGATTCTGGACAGAATGCTTTTAGCGTTCGAGAGTCGAAACGGTAAGTTAATGAGCTACTTGGTTAAGCAATTAGATCATGATGAGTCAATTACTCAAGCGAAGCAGATGAAGGCGTTGTACAACAAGCCTGAAAATGTACTCGCGTTTGCTAAGAAGTACCCAGCGAATGAATTCTACCAAGCTCAAACTGAATTTGGTTTCGAGAAGCTAGTCAGGAAATCCGCAAGCAGCGCGCAAGAGGTTTTTGATGATGTTGTGAAAGCTCAAAAATTTTCGAAAGAAAAATCCCAAGAGCTCGCGGATTACCTAGCGTTCCACTTGATCAATACCGACTCTGAAGAGTTGATGGCGTGGCGAGACAAAATGCTCGCGAGTTCATCAAAGCAAGTTTTGCTGGAAAGACGAGCTCGCTTGGCTATTCAACATGCCGATTGGACGGGTTTGAAAGAGTGGATTGCGCGCTTAGATGGTAAACATCAAGCTTCGCTTCGCTGGCAGTATTGGCAGGGTAGAGCTGAGATTGCACTAGGCGATACTGCTAAGGGTAATAAGCGACTGTCAGACATTTTGGGTCAGCGTAATTTCTACAGTGTGGCTGCCGCTAAGCAATTAAATAAGCCAGTTAGCTATCCAACGTCGACTCTTAAATACAGTGCAGAAATGGTGAAACCATTCGACACTTCTTTGGTTCGTATCGGTGAGCTGATTGAGCGAGATAAAATAGCGGCTGCAAAGAGTGAGTGGCGCTGGTTATTAAGTCATGCAGATAAAGAGCAAAAAGCGATGCTTGCTGCTCATGCTGCGACACAGCGATGGAATCACTTTACGGTAACGGCGAGTATTTCTGCGAAGATGTGGGATAACATTGCGTTACGTTTCCCTGTCGCTCATAAGTGGTGGTTTAATTTCTATGCCGAGAAGCATGATCTCGATCCAATTACTTTGATGTCTTTAGCAAGACAAGAGAGTGCGATGGATTCAGAGGCTCGCTCTCCAGTTGGCGCGCGTGGCATCATGCAAATTATGCCAAAGACGGCACAATACACGGCTAATAAACATAAGATTAAGTACCAGGGCAGCGATGATCTTTATGATGTAGGTAAGAATATTGAGATAGGCAGTCATTATTTAGATGGCCTACTCGCTCAATATGATGATAACCGCATCTTCGCATTTGCCGCGTATAATGCTGGCCCTAGTCGTGTGAAACAGTGGCGATCACGCAGCGATGAAAAGCTCGATGCATTTGCTTTTATCGAGATGATCCCATTCAAAGAGACTCGTGGTTATGTTCAGAATATCTTGATGTTTGAGACTTACTATCGAGATATCCTGGGTGAGAAAGGGACGTTTTTAGCGCCCCATGAGGCAAAAACGAAATACTAA
- the ettA gene encoding energy-dependent translational throttle protein EttA — MAEYVYTMSRVSKTVPPKRQILKDISLSFFPGAKIGVLGLNGSGKSTLLRIMAGIDTDIDGEARAQQGLKVGYLPQEPVLDESKTVREIVEEAVSDVADALKRIDAVYAAYAEPDADFDALAKEQGELEALIQAKDGHNLETALERAADALRLPEWDAKIEFLSGGERRRVAICRLLLEKPDMLLLDEPTNHLDAESVAWLEHFLVDYSGTVVAITHDRYFLDNAAGWILELDRGEGIPWEGNYTSWLEQKDERLKQEKAGESARQKTIEKELEWVRQNPKGRQAKSKARMARFEEMTTGQYQKRNETNELFIPPGERLGDKVLEVKNLTKSFGDRVLIDDLSFSMPKGAIVGIVGANGAGKSTLFKMLSGAEQPDSGTVELGETVKLASVDQFRDSMDDTKTVFQEISEGADIIKINNFEIPARAYCSRFNFKGNDQQKIIGQLSGGERNRVHLAKLLKAGGNVLLLDEPTNDLDVETLRALEEALLEFPGCAMVISHDRWFLDRIATHILDYRDEGQVNFYEGNYTEYTEWLKKTLGAQAAEPHRIKYKRIAK; from the coding sequence ATGGCTGAATACGTATATACCATGTCTCGGGTGAGCAAAACTGTTCCACCTAAGCGTCAAATTCTTAAAGACATTTCTCTTAGCTTTTTTCCTGGCGCTAAAATCGGTGTTTTGGGTCTAAATGGTTCAGGTAAATCTACCCTACTACGTATCATGGCTGGTATTGATACTGATATTGATGGTGAAGCACGTGCACAACAAGGTCTAAAAGTAGGTTACCTACCTCAAGAACCTGTACTAGACGAATCAAAAACCGTTCGTGAAATCGTAGAAGAAGCAGTTTCAGATGTTGCTGACGCACTTAAGCGCATCGACGCAGTATATGCTGCTTACGCAGAACCTGATGCAGATTTCGATGCATTAGCGAAAGAGCAAGGTGAGCTTGAAGCACTGATCCAAGCAAAAGATGGTCATAACCTAGAAACAGCTCTAGAGCGAGCTGCAGATGCACTTCGTCTTCCTGAGTGGGATGCGAAAATCGAATTCCTATCAGGTGGTGAACGTCGTCGTGTTGCGATATGTCGTCTACTTCTTGAGAAGCCAGACATGCTGCTTCTTGATGAACCAACCAACCACTTGGATGCAGAATCAGTTGCTTGGCTTGAGCATTTCCTTGTTGATTACAGCGGTACTGTTGTGGCTATTACCCACGACCGTTACTTCCTAGACAACGCTGCAGGTTGGATTCTAGAACTTGACCGTGGTGAAGGTATCCCATGGGAAGGTAACTACACATCTTGGCTAGAACAGAAAGATGAGCGTTTGAAGCAAGAAAAAGCTGGCGAAAGCGCACGTCAAAAAACGATTGAGAAAGAACTTGAATGGGTTCGTCAAAACCCTAAAGGTCGTCAAGCTAAGTCTAAAGCTCGTATGGCTCGTTTTGAAGAAATGACGACTGGCCAATACCAGAAGCGTAACGAAACCAACGAATTGTTCATCCCACCAGGTGAGCGTTTAGGTGACAAGGTACTTGAAGTTAAGAACCTAACGAAGTCATTTGGTGATCGCGTTCTTATCGATGACCTATCATTCAGCATGCCTAAAGGCGCTATCGTTGGTATCGTTGGTGCCAATGGTGCGGGTAAATCAACACTATTCAAGATGCTAAGTGGCGCAGAACAGCCAGATTCAGGCACAGTTGAACTTGGCGAAACGGTTAAGCTTGCTTCTGTTGATCAGTTCCGTGACAGCATGGACGACACAAAAACAGTATTCCAAGAGATCTCTGAAGGCGCTGATATCATTAAGATCAACAACTTCGAAATCCCTGCTCGTGCATACTGCTCTCGTTTCAACTTCAAAGGCAACGACCAACAGAAGATCATCGGTCAGCTTTCAGGTGGTGAACGCAACCGTGTTCACTTAGCGAAACTGCTAAAAGCGGGCGGTAACGTACTGCTACTCGATGAACCAACCAATGACCTTGATGTTGAGACGCTACGAGCTCTTGAAGAAGCACTACTTGAGTTCCCTGGCTGTGCAATGGTTATCTCGCATGACCGTTGGTTCCTTGACCGTATTGCGACCCATATCTTAGACTACCGTGATGAAGGTCAAGTTAACTTCTACGAAGGTAACTATACTGAATATACAGAGTGGCTGAAAAAGACTCTAGGTGCACAAGCGGCAGAACCTCACCGCATCAAATACAAACGTATTGCAAAGTAA